A window of Diabrotica virgifera virgifera chromosome 9, PGI_DIABVI_V3a contains these coding sequences:
- the LOC126891481 gene encoding uncharacterized protein LOC126891481, translating into MHSVLVKKKLQSVLQKEKRGQSKQNAAQCKSRRRPKTVDLPEGCKFEIRETIYKMRERKEHVSLDSVLEKLKERKTFEISRISLWRVLRQIGFKFKKKDNRKALCERASVVHKRIEFLRNYKKFKKECSSFVYLDETRIFSKGGIKRIWHESTKSIKHTDTEGKRYITVHAGGKHVFIEGADLVFSTKSKSADYHDNMNTDMFLKWLKEKLLPSLHGPCVVVLDNASYHSEILNKQPTKSWTVDKIKEWLKNKNITFSQYCFKPLLLTLAKSHAQPNIYLYGRRNYT; encoded by the coding sequence ATGCACTCTGTATTAGTGAAAAAGAAACTACAGTCAGTTTTGCAAAAAGAAAAACGTggacaaagtaaacaaaatgcCGCACAATGTAAATCTCGCCGGCGACCAAAGACTGTAGATCTTCCCGAAGGTTGCAAATTTGAAATCCGTGAGACAATATATAAAATGCGTGAAAGGAAAGAACATGTCTCTTTAGATTCAGTGCTAGAGAAATTAAAAGAAAGAAAAACATTTGAAATTTCCAGAATAAGTCTCTGGAGAGTTTTGAGACAGATTGGCTTTAAGTTCAAAAAGAAAGATAATAGAAAGGCTTTGTGTGAAAGAGCTAGTGTCGTTCACAAAAGAATAGAATTTTTAAGGAattataagaaatttaaaaaagaatgttcTTCCTTTGTTTATTTAGATGAAACACGGATTTTTTCTAAAGGTGGTATCAAACGAATTTGGCACGAGAGTACAAAATCCATAAAACATACCGATACCGAGGGAAAGAGATATATTACAGTGCATGCAGGTGGAAAACATGTTTTTATTGAGGGAGCCGATCTAGTGTTTTCAACAAAATCAAAATCAGCCGATTATCATGACAATATGAATACGGATATGTTTTTGAAATGGTTGAAAGAAAAACTGTTGCCAAGTTTACATGGACCATGCGTTGTAGTACTGGATAATGCTTCGTACCATTcggaaattttaaataaacaaccaaCCAAATCCTGGACCGTAGATAAAATAAAAGAAtggttaaagaataaaaatattacattttcTCAATATTGCTTTAAGCCTCTACTTCTAACGTTAGCTAAAAGTCATGCACAACCAAACATATATTTATATGGTAGACGAAATTATACATAG